One stretch of Thermococcus sp. MAR1 DNA includes these proteins:
- a CDS encoding DUF3213 domain-containing protein gives MEVTVKPGKRLTKLVFRFGRINWENAMAKQYELEKDERVWRIFLNGYAKNGFVIFDEETLPREELLKKLSDLEPEITGEETVTVGELIESSYSWNNLLGRMES, from the coding sequence ATGGAAGTGACTGTCAAGCCCGGGAAGAGGCTCACCAAGCTGGTCTTCAGGTTTGGAAGGATAAACTGGGAGAATGCAATGGCCAAGCAGTACGAGCTTGAGAAAGATGAAAGGGTGTGGAGGATATTCCTCAACGGCTACGCCAAGAACGGCTTTGTAATATTCGATGAGGAGACCCTTCCGCGGGAGGAGCTCCTCAAAAAGCTCAGTGACCTTGAGCCGGAGATAACGGGTGAGGAAACCGTAACCGTTGGGGAACTCATAGAATCCAGCTACTCGTGGAACAACCTCCTCGGAAGAATGGAATCGTAA
- the tes gene encoding tetraether lipid synthase Tes: MAESVGEVPSGEKEFNQLTKRIRDIIEFPEISEEQFEEMIRKASRAYGGPLPHRTYSLCPETRRVVPALVWEKDGKVWITKRCPEGMITDVYYESVEQYYRFQRWKFDFKLMSANVENSGVNCPLDCGLCARHRSHTSLLNIVLTNRCNLSCWYCFFYAKEGQPIYEPTLEQIRMMLRNAKKEYPVGANAVQLTGGEPTLREDLIEIIKIAKEEGYDHVQLNTDGIKLAFEPKLVKKIREAGVNTLYLSYDGMTPQTNWKNHWEIPLIFENVRKAGGPGIVLVPTTIRNVNDHELGAIINFGLNHLDIVRGVNFQPISLVGRVPKKERQRFRITIPGAIARIEEQTNGAIAMDDWYPIPIAGHIARFFEAFTGSRYYMTSHYCCGAATYVFLDRDNKRVVPISRFLDVEGFVEYLESKAEEIEKWKSLGRLQKLKLGAEIFMKFKSFYDEKYAPKGLGVLELIKNAFMHGNYDALGKFHTNALFLGMMHFMDEYNYDVERVERCVIHYAMPDGRIVPFCTFNVIPELYRDKVQAQFSYTWEEWKAMHPDWEYQKDKYIRTKEFVERMKGSELYRKTYIDIEDYFGTIKG, encoded by the coding sequence ATGGCAGAGAGCGTTGGTGAAGTACCCAGCGGCGAAAAAGAATTCAACCAGCTTACAAAGAGGATCAGGGACATAATCGAGTTCCCTGAGATCAGTGAGGAGCAGTTCGAGGAGATGATTAGGAAGGCCAGCAGGGCATACGGTGGGCCGCTGCCGCACAGAACGTACTCCCTCTGTCCCGAAACTAGAAGGGTCGTTCCGGCCCTCGTATGGGAGAAGGATGGTAAGGTATGGATAACGAAACGCTGTCCGGAAGGTATGATAACCGATGTCTATTACGAGAGCGTTGAGCAGTACTACCGCTTCCAGAGGTGGAAGTTTGACTTCAAGCTCATGAGTGCCAACGTTGAGAACAGCGGTGTTAACTGTCCCTTGGATTGCGGTCTCTGCGCAAGGCACCGCTCACACACCAGTTTGCTCAACATAGTTCTCACCAACCGCTGTAATTTGAGCTGCTGGTACTGCTTCTTCTACGCCAAGGAGGGCCAGCCGATATACGAGCCCACCCTTGAGCAGATACGCATGATGCTCAGAAACGCCAAGAAGGAGTATCCGGTTGGAGCCAATGCCGTCCAGCTGACCGGCGGAGAGCCAACCCTCCGTGAGGACCTCATAGAGATAATTAAGATCGCCAAGGAGGAAGGTTACGATCACGTCCAGCTCAACACCGATGGAATAAAGCTCGCCTTTGAGCCCAAACTGGTTAAGAAAATCCGCGAGGCGGGCGTTAATACCCTCTACCTCAGCTACGATGGTATGACCCCCCAGACAAACTGGAAGAACCACTGGGAGATTCCGCTCATATTCGAGAACGTGAGGAAGGCAGGGGGTCCGGGTATAGTCTTAGTGCCAACGACCATAAGGAACGTTAACGACCACGAGCTTGGGGCCATTATAAACTTCGGCCTGAACCACCTCGATATAGTGCGCGGTGTCAACTTCCAGCCGATTTCCCTCGTCGGAAGGGTTCCGAAGAAGGAGCGCCAGAGGTTTAGAATAACTATACCGGGCGCGATAGCGAGGATAGAGGAGCAGACCAACGGTGCAATAGCGATGGACGACTGGTACCCGATTCCTATCGCTGGCCACATAGCGAGGTTTTTTGAGGCCTTCACCGGCTCGCGCTACTACATGACGAGCCACTACTGCTGTGGTGCAGCAACCTACGTCTTCCTTGACAGGGACAACAAACGCGTTGTGCCGATAAGCAGGTTCCTCGACGTTGAGGGCTTCGTTGAGTACCTTGAGAGCAAGGCGGAGGAGATAGAGAAGTGGAAGAGCCTCGGAAGGCTCCAGAAGCTCAAGCTCGGGGCGGAGATATTCATGAAGTTCAAGAGCTTCTACGATGAAAAATACGCCCCCAAGGGGCTCGGGGTACTCGAACTCATAAAGAACGCCTTCATGCATGGAAACTACGACGCCCTCGGCAAGTTCCACACCAACGCCCTCTTCCTCGGGATGATGCACTTCATGGACGAGTACAACTACGATGTTGAGCGTGTGGAGCGCTGCGTTATCCACTACGCAATGCCCGACGGCAGGATAGTGCCCTTCTGTACCTTCAACGTGATTCCAGAACTCTACCGTGACAAGGTTCAGGCCCAGTTCAGCTACACATGGGAGGAGTGGAAGGCCATGCACCCAGACTGGGAGTACCAGAAGGACAAGTACATCAGGACGAAGGAGTTCGTTGAGAGGATGAAGGGGAGCGAGCTCTACAGGAAGACCTACATCGACATTGAAGACTACTTCGGAACCATAAAGGGGTGA